The genomic region GTTCGCCTCGATCACGACTACCCGGCAGGACCTTGCCGATTTCTCTGCCTCGCGCGACTTCCTCGAGGGTTTCATCAACTACCCGCGTTCGATCGCAGGTGTCGAGGTCGCCGTTTCTTTCCGAGAGGAAGGGGACGGCAGCTGGCGCGTCAGCTTCCGCTCCAAGGGGCGCGTCGACGTGGCCGAAGTCTCCTCCCGCTTCGGCGGGGGAGGTCACCGGAACGCGTCGGGGTGCACCGTCAACGGCACGCTTCCAGAGGTCAAGGGCAAGATCTTCGCGGCGCTGGAATCGGCGCTTACGTGACCTGCGGCGTCATCGTCCTCGACAAGCCCGGCGGCATCACCTCATTCAGGGCGGTCCAGCTCGTCGGGCGCATCCTCCGGGAAAAGAAGTGCGGGCACGCGGGGACGCTCGACCCGATGGCGACCGGAGTCCTGCCGATCTGCGCGGGGCGCGCCACCAAGATCGCCGGGTATCTCACCGTCCAGGACAAGGAATACGAGGTCGCCTTCCGGTTCGGCCTCTCGACCGATACGGGCGACGTCACGGGCAAGCCGGTCACGGAGCTCCAAGGAGCCACGGTGCCCGAGGCGGTCGTGCGGGAGGCGGTGGGCGCGCTCGTCGGAAGCTGGATGCAGACGCCGCCGCCGGTCTCCGCGATCAAGGTCGACGGCGTCAGGTCCTACAAACTGGCGCGCCGGGGGGAGGCGGTCGAGCTTGCCCCGCGCAGGGTGACCGTGACCGAGGCCGAGCTGCTTTCCGTCTACGCCGACGGTTTCCGGATGCGGATCGCCTGCTCGAAAGGTTTTTACGTCCGGTCGCTCTCGCGCGACCTCGGCGCCCTGTTCGGCGTCCCGATGGCGGTCGCCGCCCTTCGCCGGACGCGCTGCGGCCCGTTCCACGTCTCCAGCGCTTTGACACTCGAGCAGCTCGAGCAGGCCGCGAAGGACGGTTCCCTCCAGGCCGGCGTCATCCCCATCCCGCAGGCGCTGGCGCACGTCCCCTCCCGAACGATTCCCCCCCAGGGCGTCGACGCGGTTCGACAGGGGCGCACGCCGCAGGCATGGCTCGACGGGTTCGAGCCGGGCGAGGGCGGCGTCGGGCTTCTCGTCCGCGAGGATGGCGACCCGGTGGCCCTGGTCTCGCGTGATCCCGCGGGCGGCTGGTCGATCGTCCGGGGCATATGATTTACACGCTTTCCGCGTTGTGCTATAAATGAACATTCCGTAAACCATCGTAAAAGCGAACATTCGAGAGGAGAAGGGCGAAAGAACATGGGCTTGTTGACTGAAAAGAAGAAGGATCTCATCGGGCAGTACCGGATTCATGAGTCGGACACCGGGTCGCCGGAAGTCCAGATCGCGCTGCTGACCGAGCGGATCACCATGATCACGGACCACCTCAAGAGCCACAACAAGGATTTCAACTCCCGCCGTGGCCTGCTGAAGCTCGTCGGCCAGCGCCGGCGTCTTCTGACGTACCTCAAGGGGAAAGAATCGCTGCGCTACAAGGCCGTCCTCGATTCTCTCGGCCTGCGCAAATAATCATTAACTAGAACGCCTCCTTCATTAAAATCTCCATTGCGCGGCCGGGTTTCGAGGGTCGCCCAGGAAGGGAATACTTTACTGTGGCACACGTGTACGAAGCGGAAATAGCGGGACGGAAGCTCTCCATCGAATCGGGTTACCTGGCGAAGCAGGCCGGCGGCGCCGTCGTCGTCAAGTACGGCGATTGCGTCGTCCTGGTCACGGCGTGCGGCACCGAGACGCCCAGGCCGGGCATCGACTTCCTGCCCCTCGTGGTCGACTACGTCGAGAAGACGTTCGCCGTGGGCAAGATCCCGGGCGGCTTCTTCAAGCGCGAAGGGCGCCTCTCCGAAAACGAGGTGCTTACCTCACGCCTGATCGACCGGCCGATCCGACCGCTGTTCCCCAAGGGCTACTACAACGAGATCCAGGTCACCGCGACGGTCCTCTCCGCCGACAAGGAAAACGACACCGGCGTTCTCGCGATGATCGGCGCCTCGGCCGCCCTAGGCATTTCGTACATCCCCTTCAGCGGTCCCATCGCCGGCGCGCGCGTCGGCCGGATCGACGGCCAGTTCGTGATCAACCCGCTTCACGCCGACATCCCCCGGTGCGACCTCAACCTGTTCGTCGCCGGAAGCCGCGACGCCATCCTCATGGTCGAGGGCGAGGCATCCGAACTGTCCGAAGAAGAAGTGCTCGACGCCATCCTGTTCGCCCACAAGTCCATCCAGCCGCTCCTCGACCTGCAGGAAAAGATGCAGGCCGAGATCGGCAAGGAAAAGCTGGTGTTCGCGAAGGAATCGCTCACCGACGAAGAGACCGCCCGCGTCCGTTCGATTGCCGAAGGACCGCTCCGCGAGGCCTACGCCACGACCGCCAAGCAGGACCGGCGCCGCAAGATCGACGAGGCGGGCGAGGCTGTCCGCGCATCGTTCTCCGACGAGGAGCGCTCCGCGAAGGCCAACCTCATCTCGGGCGCCCTCAAGAGCATCGAGAAAGAGATCGTTCGCGGCAAGATCCACGCCGAGAAGAAGCGCATCGACGGCCGCGGCTTCGCGGACGTCCGCCCCGTCTCGTGCGAGGTCGGCGTCCTTCCCCGCACCCACGGCTCCGCGGTCTTCACCCGGGGTGAAACGCAGGTGCTCGCCACCGCCACCCTGGGCACCTCGCAGGACGAGCAGCGGATCGACTCGATCCTGGGCGACACCAAGAAGTCATTCATGCTCCACTACAACTTCCCGCCGTTCAGCGTCGGCGAAGTCCGCATGCTGCGCGGCCCCGGCCGCCGCGAGATCGGCCATGGCGCTCTCGCCGAGCGCGCGGTCGCCAAGATCCTGCCGGCCGACGGCGTGTTCCCCTACACGATCCGCCTCGTCTGCGAGACGCTCGAGTCCAACGGCTCCTCGTCCATGGGCTCGGTCTGCAGCTCCTCGCTGGCGCTGATGGACGCCGGCGTTCCGACCACGAGCGCCGTCTCGGGCATCGCGATGGGCCTCATCAAGGACGGCGACAACGTCGCGGTCCTCTCCGACATCCTGGGCGACGAAGACCACCTCGGCGACATGGATTTCAAGGTCGCCGGCACCGAGAAGGGCGTCACCGCCATCCAGATGGACATCAAGATCGGCGGCGTCAGCCGCGAGATCATGCTGGCAGCGCTCAAGCAGGCTCGCGAAGGCCGCCTCCACATCCTGTCCAGGATGAACGCGGCGCTGTCGGAAGCGCGGGCCGACCTGTCGGCCTACGCGCCCCGTATCTACGTCATGAGCATCAAGACCGACAAGATCCGCGAGATCATCGGCCCCGGAGGCAAGGTCATCCGCGGCATCCAGGAGCAAACCGGCGTCAAGATCGACATCGACGACGACGGCACGGTCAAGATCGCGGCCACCGACGGCGCCTCGGCCAAGGCGGCCATTTCGATCATCGAAGGCATCGTCCAGGAGCCCGAGATCGGCAAGGTCTACGAGGGCAAGGTCCGCAAGATCATGGACTTCGGCGCCTTCGTCGAGCTCTTCCCCGGCACCGACGGCCTGCTGCACGTCTCCCAGATCTCCAAGCTCAGGGTCAACACCGCCGACTGCTTCAAGGAAGGCGATATGGTCACCGTCCGCGTCCTCGAAGTCGATCGCGACGGCAAGATCCGGCTCACCCACAAGGAGTTCGAGACCGAGGGCGAGTTCAAGGAAGCCGAGCCGGGCAGCATTCCCGAGCGGACCGACCGCGGCGATCGCGACCGTGGCGACCGCGGCGGGCGTGACCGTGGAGGCCGCGGGGGCCGCCGCTAGGCATCATTCTCAACGATGCATCGCAGCGCAGTCCTGTGGGGATGCAAGGCGCAGGGGGGCCGTCGATGACGGTCGAAAAGACGGTCCTCGATAACGGCGTCACGGTCGTCAGCGAGCAGGTCCCGTGGATGCACTCGGTCGCGGTCGGCCTGTGGGCTCCCGTCGGGTCCCGCGACGAGGCGCTCGCCGACAACGGCATCTCGCACTTCATCGAGCACATGCTTTTCAAAGGCACGACGCGCAGGGGGGCCCTCGACATCACTCGAGAGATCGAGTCGGTCGGGGGTTCCCTCAACGCGTGCACCGAACGGGAATACACCTGCTTCTACGGACGCGCCCTCGAACGCGATTTTCCCCTCGTCACCGACCTGCTCTCCGACATCTATCTCGACCCCGTCTTCGATCCCGATGAGCTCGAGCGCGAGAAGGGCGTCGTCCTCCAGGAGATCCTCATGGTCGACGACACGCCCGAGGATCTGCTCGACGACTTTTTCCAGGACCGATACTGGGGAGGGCACTCGCTCGGCTATCCCGTCCAGGGCACCACGGATACGGTCGAGTCCTTCGACCGGGAAGCCGTCCGGCGCTATTTCCTCGATCGCTATCGCCGGCCGGGCATCGTCGTATCGGTCGCCGGCAAGATCCCGCACGACCGCGTGGTCGACGAGTGGTCGCGGCGGCTGGCTCCCCTCGCGCTTTCCGGGGGGCCGCAGGTCGTCGAGCCGGTCCCGGCCAAACCCGGCATCCACATGAAGGAGCGGCCGCTCGGGCAGCTTCACCTGTGCGTCGGAGCGCCGTCGGTCTCGCTTCGCAGCGAGGAGCGTCACGTCGCCTACGTCCTCAACACGCTTCTGGGCGGCAGCATGAGCAGCCTCCTGTTCCAGGAGGTCCGCGAGAAGCGTGGGCTGGCTTACTCCGTATACTCTTCCATCTCCTGCTATTCCGATTCGGGCATCCTCAAGATCTATGCGGGCACGACGGCCGACAAGGGGCACGAGGTGCTCGCCGTCGTCGCCGACGTGCTTTCGCAACTGCGCGAGGGGAAGATCGAGGAACGCGACGTCCTCCTGGCACGCGAGCTCATTCGCGGCAACCTGCTCATGGGGCTCGAAAGCGGCGAGAACCGCATGACGCGCATCGCGCTCAACGAGTTGTTTCTCGGCCGGCAGGAATCGCCCGAAGATGTGCTCGAGAAGATCGACGCGGTGACCGTCGATCACGTCGCCGCCTTCGCGAAGACGATGCTGGCGCACGACCGCTTCTCGGTGGCCGCCGTGGGCGACATCCCGGCCGGCCGGCCGCTGGCGCTCTGACGAATTCATCGATGAACCTCTCGCTCGAAATCGTCCTCCGGTGCGTCCGGCCCGGCAGCGAGTCGCTGCTCCCCGCGCGGCAGACCGAGGGCGCCGCAGGCTTCGATCTTCGCGCCGACGTCGAATCCGAGCTGGTCATCCCGCCGATGGGTCGCCACGCCGTTCCCACGGGCATTGCGGTCGCGATCCCGCACGGCGCCGAGGGGCAGGTTCGTCCCCGCAGCGGCTTGGCGCTCGACCACGGGATCACCTGCCTCAACAGTCCCGGCACGATCGACAGCGACTACCGCGGCGAGGTCAAGGTCATCCTCGCCAACCTGGGAGACCGGCCGTTCGTTGTCCGACGGGGCGACCGGATCGCCCAGATCGTCTTTGCGCCCGTGGCCGAGGCCTCGTTCCGGGTGGTCGATGCGCTCGACGAGACCGGCCGCGGCGACGGCGGGTTCGGCTCCACCGGCCGGTAGCGGCGCCGCAACTGCCAAAGCCGGCAAAGCGGGTCGGCCCAAGATTCCTTTCGAAGGAGATTAACGACCGTGATCGAACGATACTCAAAGCCCGAGATGGCGAAAATCTGGGAAGCGCAGAACCGCTTCAGCATCTGGCTCGACATCGAGATCATGGCGATGGAGGCGATGGTCGGCAAGGGCTGGATCCCGGCCGATGCGCTGGCCCGCGTCAAGAAGAAGGCGAAGTTCGACATCGCCCGCATCGACGAGATCGAGCTGAAGGTCAAGCACGACGTCATCGCATTCCTTACCTCCGTGGCCGAATACATCGGCGACGATTCCCGCTTCCTCCACATGGGCATGACCAGCTCCGACGTGCTCGACACGTCTTTCGCGGTCCAGATGCGCCAGGCGCTGACGCTCCTCATCAAGGAGTCCGAAAAGGTCTACGACGTACTCAGGAAGCGCGCGATCGAGCACAAGGACACGGTGATGATCGGCCGCAGCCACGGCATCCACGCCGAGCCGGTCACGTTCGGGATCAAGCTCGCCCTCTGGGCCGACGAGATGCGGCGCAATATCAAGCGGCTCAAGAGCGCGCGTGAGACCATCTCCGTAGGCAAGCTCTCCGGCGCGGTGGGCACGTTCGCCAACATCGACCCCTTCGTCGAGGAATACGTCTGCAAGAGGCTGGGCCTCAAGCCCGCCCCCGTTTCGACCCAGATCATCCAGCGCGACCGTCACGCCGAGGTGTTCGCGACCATCGCGGTCGTCGGCTCCTCGCTCGACAAATTCGCCGTCGAGATCCGTCATCTGCAGCGGACCGAGGTGCTCGAAGCCGAGGAATATTTCTCCGAGGGGCAAAAAGGCTCCTCGGCGATGCCCCACAAACGAAACCCGGTGCTCTCCGAGAACATCTCAGGATTGTCCCGTCTGCTGCGCGGCTACTCCGTCACCGCGATGGAAAACGTGGCGCTCTGGCACGAGCGCGACATCAGCCACTCGTCGGCCGAGCGGGTGATCGCCCCCGATGCGACGATCGTCCTCCACTTCGCCCTCTGCCGTTTCCGCGGGCTCATCGAGAAACTGATCGTCTATCCCGAGCGGATGCTCGAGAACCTCGATCGAACGCACGGCCTTCTCTACTCGCAGCGGGTGATGCTGGCGCTGGCCGCCAAGGGGCTCTCCCGCGAGCGCGCCTACGAGACCGTGCAGAAGCCGGCGATGGCGTGCTGGCGCACCGGAACGCCGCTCAAAACGCTCCTCTGGAAAGAGAAGACGGTCCGCGAGCTGCTCTCGAAGGAAGAGTTCGAGGGGCTCTTCGATATCGGCTATTACCTCAAGAACGTCGACTACATCTTCGACCGCGTGTTCGGCGGCAAGGGAGGCAAGGCGTGAAGGCGCGAATCTACGTCACGCTCAGAAAAGGGGTTCTCGATCCGCAGGGGAAGGCGATCCAGCGGTCGCTCTCGCACCTGGGCATGGCGGGGGTCGACGAGGTACGCGTCGGCAAGTTCATGGAAGTCACGCTCGCCGAGATGAGCCGGCCCGAGGCCGAGAAGCTGCTCGACGAGGCCTGCCGGCGCCTGCTTGCGAACACGGTCATCGAAGACTACCGGTTCGAGATCGAAGGGTGACGACGCAGATGAAAATCGCGGTGCTCGTCTTCCCAGGCTCCAACTGCGACCACGACGCGTACCATGCGCTCAAACATGTGGTCTCCGCCGACGCGCAGTTCGTCTGGCACAAGGAAGGGTCGCTATCCGGCTTCGACGGCGTGGTCATCCCCGGCGGCTTCACCTACGGGGACTACCTCCGGACCGGCGCGCTCGCAAAGCTGTCTCCGGTCATGGGCGCGGTGCGCCGCTTCGCCGACGGCGGCGGCCCGGTCATCGGTATCTGCAACGGTTTCCAGATCCTGCTCGAGGCGGGGCTGCTGCCGGGCGCGATGATCGTCAACGAGTCGCTCAAGTTCGTCTGCGACTACGTCACGCTGCGAACCGAGTCGTCGCGCACGCCGTTCACGGCCGCCATTCCCGAAGGGACCGTGCTCCGCATCCCGGTCGCCCATTACCAAGGCAACTATTATGCCGACGACGAGACGATCCGGCGGGTCGAGGGCAACGGCCAGGTGGTGTTCCGTTACTGCGACGCCGAGGGCAACGTCACCCTCGAGGCCAACCCCAACGGGTCGATCAGCAGCATCGCCGGCATCTGCAGCGAGAAGGGCAACGTCCTGGGAATGATGCCGCACCCCGAGCGGTGCACCGAACCCGAGATGGGCAGTGCCGACGGACGGCGGCTGTTCGATTCGATGCTTTCCTGGATCAAGGAGAACGCCCGATGAAGGACGTCGTCGTCACGCCCGAGATCGCGAAAGAGCACGGCCTCACGGCCGACGAATATGCCCGCATCCGGTCGACGCTGGGCCGCGATCCCAACATCACCGAACTGGGCATCTTCTCGGTCATGTGGAGCGAGCACTGCTCCTACAAGAGCTCCCGCATCCACCTGCGCAAGTTCCCCACCAAGGGGCCGCGCGTCCTGCAGGGCCCGGGCGAGAATGCCGGCATCGTCGACATCGGCGACAACCTGGCCGTCTGCTTCAAGATGGAGAGCCACAACCACCCGTCGTTCATCGAGCCGTACCAGGGTGCGGCGACCGGGGTCGGCGGCATCCTGCGCGACGTCTTCACGATGGGGGCACGGCCGATCGCATCGCTCAACTCGCTGCGCTTCGGGCGCCCGGACCACCCGCGCACACCGTATCTGGTCGAGGGGGTCGTTTCCGGCATCGCCGGATACGGCAACTGCATCGGCGTCCCGACGGTCGGCGGCGAGGTCCACTTCGACGCGTGCTACGACGGCAACATTCTGGTCAACGCCTTCACGCTCGGCGTCGTCCGGCATGACCGCATCTTCCGCGGCTACGCCAAGGGAATCGGCAATCCGATCATCTACGTCGGCTCCAAGACCGGGCGCGACGGGATCCACGGCGCCACGATGGCGTCGGGCGAGTTCGACGAGAAATCCGAGGAGAAACGGCCCACCGTGCAGGTGGGCGATCCCTTCACCGAGAAGCTGCTGCTCGAGGCATGCCTCGAGCTGATGAAGAGCGACGCCGTCGAGGGGATCCAGGACATGGGCGCGGCCGGCCTCACCTCGTCGACGTTCGAGATGGCGTCGCGCGCAGGCACGGGCTTCATCATGGACCTCGACAAGGTTCCCCAGCGCGAGGCGGGAATGACGGCCTACGAGCTGCTCCTCTCCGAATCGCAGGAGCGGATGATCATCGTCGCCCACCAGGGGCGCGAACAGGAAGTGCTCGACATCTTCGAGAAGTGGGATCTCGATGCCGCGGTCATCGGCGAGGTGACCGCCGATGGGATCGGGCGCATCCGGATGGGGGGCGCGACCGTCGCCGAGGTCCCGATCTCCGCCGTCACCGACGAGGCGCCGGTCTACGACCGGCCTGCCGAGCGGCCATCCTGGCAGGACGACCTCAACCGGCTCGATCCGTCGTCGCTGCCGGCGCCTTCCGACCTCTCCGAGACGTGGATGCATCTCGCGAGCTGTCCCGAGATGGCCGACAAGCGGTGGGTCTATCGCCAGTACGATTACATGATCCGCACCAACACGCTCGTCGCCCCCGGCTCCGACGCCGCGGTGCTTCGAATCAAGGGCACCCGCAAGGCGGTCGCGATGTCTTCCGACTGCAACAGCCGCTATTGCTACCTGGACCCGTTCGTCGGAGGTATGCTTGCCGTCTGCGAAGGTGCGCGCAACGTCGCCTGCTCCGGTGCCGTGCCGATCGGACTCTCCGACTGCCTCAACTTCGGCAACCCCGAGAAGCCAGAGATCATGTGGCAGCTCCGGTCCGCGATCGAGGGGATGGCGAAGGCGTGCGAGGCGCTGTCGATCCCGGTCGTATCCGGGAACGTCTCCCTCTACAACGAGACGATGGGAAAGGGGATCCACCCGACACCTACCTGCGCCACCGTGGGGCTTCTCGAAGATGCCGACGACCGCATCGTCTCCTGGTTCCGCGCTGCGGGAGACCTGGTCTTCCTGGCGGGCGGCGACCGGGTCGACGTCGAGCTGGGCGGCTCCCTCTACCTCAAGGAAGTGCACGGCAAGATCGCGGGAACGCCGCCGGCTGCAGACCTCGACCACGAGAGGCGGCTGTGCGCCTTCCTCAAGGCCGCCGCTTCCCGGCGACTCCTCGCGTCGGCGCACGACCTGTCCGAGGGGGGGCTCGCGTGCGCCTTGGCCGAGTGCTGCATCACCAGGCCGGACGGTCCGATCGGCGCAACGGTTTCGAACCCGTTCCCCGCCAGCGTCCGCCCCGACTTCGCGCTGTTTTCCGAGAACCAGGGACGGGTCATGGTTTCCTGCCGCCCCGAAGACGCCGCTGCGCTGGAAGAAGCCGGGGCGGGTTATCATATAAAGATGGTCAAACTGGGAACCGTCGGGGGCGACACCATCGCCGTCGCCGACATCGCCCGGCTCAACGCAGTCGAGACGCACAAGGCCTGGCGCGAAGGATTCGAAAACGCGCTCGGCTTCGGGGAGTAGGTCAACTTTATGTCCTTCAAGGATGAATGCGGCGTTTTCGGCGTCTTCGGGCATCCAGAAGCCGCCAATCTGGCCTACCTCGGGCTTTATGCCCTGCAGCATCGGGGGCAGGAAAGCGCGGGCATCGCCAGCACCGACGGCGGCGTGATCACGTTCCACAAGGAGATGGGGCAGGTCGCCGACATCTTCTCCGAAGATATCCTGGCCCGGCTACCCGGCGATTGCGCCATCGGGCACGTCCGCTATTCCACCACCGGTAGCTCCGAGCTCAAGAACGCACAGCCCTTCGTGGTCGATTTCGAGAGCGGGTCCATCGCGATCGCACACAACGGCAACCTCGTCAACGCCCAGCAGATCAAGCGCGAACTCGAGATCAACGGATCGATCTTCCAGTCCACGATGGACACCGAGGTCATCATCCATCTCATTGCGCTGTCCAGGCGCGAGACGATCGAGGAACGGATCGGCGAGGCGCTATCCCGGGTGCGCGGCGCCTATTCGCTGGTTTTCCTCCTGCCCGACAAGCTGATCGCCGTCCGCGACCCCCAGGGTATCCGCCCGCTCGTGATCGGCACCATCAAGGGCGGCGGCCATGTCGTTGCTTCCGAGTCGTGCGCTCTCGACCTCATCGAAGGCACCCTTCTCCGGGATGTCGCGCCGGGCGAGATGGTCGTCATCGACCGGGACGGGGTCCGGTCTCTCATGCCGTTCCCCCACGTTGCGCCCCACTTCTGCGTGTTCGAATACATCTATTTCGCCCGGCCCGATTCCGTGATGTCCGGCACCTCGATCTACGAAGTGCGCAAGCGGATGGGGCACCGACTCGCCATCGAGAACCCCGTGGATGCCGACATCGTCATCCCGGTGCCCGACTCCGGCGTTCCGGCGGCCATCGGCTTTTCCGAGGAATCGGGGATCCCCTTCGAGATGGGGCTCATCCGGAACCACTACGTGGGGCGTACATTTATCGAGCCGCAGCAGTCCATCCGTCACTTCGGCGTCAAGATCAAGCTCAACGCGATCCGTGACGTGGTCGAGGGCAAGCGGGTGGTGGTGGTCGACGATTCGATCGTGCGAGGCACGACCGGCCGGAAGATCATCAAGATGATCCGGACCGCCGGGGCGAAGGAGATCCATCTCCGGATCAGCTCCCCGCCCACGACCTTCCCGTGCTTCTACGGCATCGACACCCCGTCACGCCGCGACCTGATCGCGGCCACCCATTCGCTCGACGAGATCAACACGTACCTCACCTCCGACTCGCTCGGATATTTGAGCATGGAAGGGCTGCACGCCTGCGTCCCCGATGGGGCGAGGGGGGGATACTGCCACGCCTGTTTTTCCGGGGACTACTCCGTCCCGCTCGAGGAGGCCGATGCCGAGGAGCAGTTACCTCTGTTCCGCGGGTCGGTCCACGTCTAGCGAGACAACCCCGATCAAAATCTTCCCCTGAAACGGAGGACGCACGCGTCATGACCGACGAACGGAAACGGTATCTCGCCATCCTGAAGGAAAAGAGCTACGAAAAGCGGAAGGTCACCCTGTCTTCGGGGCGAGAGTCCGATTTCTACATCGATTGCAAGCAGTCCACGCTCGATGCCGAAGGAGCGATGCTGACCGGGCGTCTGCTGTGCGACCTGCTGGCGAACGGCGCCCCGGTCGAGGCGGTGGGCGGTATCACGCTGGGCGCCGATCCGATCGTCACGGCGGTGTCGCTGACCAGCGCGCTTCGGGGGACGCCGATCCCGGCGTTCATCATCCGCAAGGAGCCCAAGAAGCACGGGACAGCGCAATGGATCGAAGGGGGCAGGAACCTGCGTCCCGGCATGAAGGTCGCCATCGTCGAGGACGT from Candidatus Deferrimicrobiaceae bacterium harbors:
- the purF gene encoding amidophosphoribosyltransferase; amino-acid sequence: MSFKDECGVFGVFGHPEAANLAYLGLYALQHRGQESAGIASTDGGVITFHKEMGQVADIFSEDILARLPGDCAIGHVRYSTTGSSELKNAQPFVVDFESGSIAIAHNGNLVNAQQIKRELEINGSIFQSTMDTEVIIHLIALSRRETIEERIGEALSRVRGAYSLVFLLPDKLIAVRDPQGIRPLVIGTIKGGGHVVASESCALDLIEGTLLRDVAPGEMVVIDRDGVRSLMPFPHVAPHFCVFEYIYFARPDSVMSGTSIYEVRKRMGHRLAIENPVDADIVIPVPDSGVPAAIGFSEESGIPFEMGLIRNHYVGRTFIEPQQSIRHFGVKIKLNAIRDVVEGKRVVVVDDSIVRGTTGRKIIKMIRTAGAKEIHLRISSPPTTFPCFYGIDTPSRRDLIAATHSLDEINTYLTSDSLGYLSMEGLHACVPDGARGGYCHACFSGDYSVPLEEADAEEQLPLFRGSVHV
- the pyrE gene encoding orotate phosphoribosyltransferase, with the translated sequence MTDERKRYLAILKEKSYEKRKVTLSSGRESDFYIDCKQSTLDAEGAMLTGRLLCDLLANGAPVEAVGGITLGADPIVTAVSLTSALRGTPIPAFIIRKEPKKHGTAQWIEGGRNLRPGMKVAIVEDVVTTGASTIKAIDRAIESGLDVARVITLVDRNEGGARTLADKGYKLEALFLKEDVENA